The nucleotide window CCCGGATCTGAACGCGGGCAACATCGCCTACAAACTCACCGAGCGGCTCGCGGGCGCGACGGCGCTCGGCCCGGTGTTGCAGGGCTACGCGCGACCGCTGAGCGATCTCTCGCGCGGCGCGAGCGCCGACGACGTCTACGACATCGTTACGATCACGGCCGCCCGCGCCGCGGTGAGCGAGGGGTTCGCCGACGGGACGATCCTCGAACGCGGGCAGTTGGCTCGACGCGAACAGGAGCCGCCACACCCTGAGTGATTGGCGGATCGCCGTATCGATCATCGGGCGACCGTTTTTGCTAACGATCTCCATTTCACGGGAGTCCGTTCGACCGCACCGACAGCGGGATCGCTGTTCACGGTGATGGCGAGCGTTCGTGGCGTCCGAACGGAGATCTCGGCTGCTGGCAGTATCGATCCGGACAGATCGCGTCACGCTGCGCTCACTGGCTCTCGGACGTCATCGGTCCCGAAACGTCACCGATGATGGCGTTCGTCGAGTGTGTAGGGATGCGACAGCTCTGTATTATGATCGCCGACGTCGCTTCGGTTCTGCTCTCGATCACTCCTAGCTATCGGGCCAGCGCGTCGTGACGACGGCGAGCGAAACAGGAGTGCCGTGTTTCTGACGAATGGGTGCTGTTTTGGAGCCCTCCCCAAGAAAATCGTCATCAATCGAAAGTGGGTGCTGACGGCCGCCGGTCGGAAGCGAGGGGCTGTCGGCAGCGCGGTCGAGAAGGGGTGTGTACTACTGCTGTTCCGACACCGGCTGTCGGGTCTCCTCCATCGTGGTTTCGGTCGTCGTCCGCCGTGAGAGCGCGAACAGCACCGCGCCGAGGACGATCCAGGCGACGACGATCGCCCACTCGCGCGGCCAGAGCAGCGCCGAGGGCGCGCCGGGCATGTAGAGCCCGATGAAAAACAGCGTCACGATCATCCCGGCGATGCCGAAGGTGTAGCCACCGGGGAGCTTGAACGGCCGCTCCATCTCGGGTTCGTTGTAGCGCAGCGCGACGAACGACAGCGCGACGGTGAACCAGGCGAGCACGATCCCGAGCGAGCCGGCGTTGATGATCGAGCTGACGAAGTTGCCGCCGAACCACGGCGCGGCCATCGAGAGCGCGCCGATGAGGACGATCGCGCGCGAGGGCGTGTTGTACTCGGGATGGACCGTGGCGAGCGATTCGGGCAGGAGCCCCGAGTCGGCCATCGCGAAGACGATGCGGCTCGCGCCGATGACGAACGCGCTCCAGCTGGTGAGCAGCGCGCCGATGCCGACGATCGTCATCAGCTTGCCCGCCACGGTGCTGCCGAAGATCGCGCTCATCGCCGTCGCGGCCGGCACGAGGCTGTCGCCGAGCGCGCCCGCGGCGACGGCCCCGCCGGCCGCCCAGATGCTGACGATGTAGAACAGGCCGACCGTCGCGACGACCGCGAGCACCACCAGCGCGAGCGAGCGCGAGGACATATCGGCCTCCTCGGCGGCCTGTGGCACGACGTCGAAGCCGACGAACAGCATCGGCACCTGGATGGCGACGGTCGTGATTCCGAGCACCGGCGCGCCACCGAAGGCCGCGTTCGAGATCGATGGTCCGACGGTGAGCGAGCCCGTCACGAGCGCGATGCCCGAGATGGCGATGATCGTCGCGAGAACGAGCTGTACCTGCGCGGTGATCTCGACGCCGCGGTAGTTCAGATACGTGATCGCGAGAATGCCGAGGAATCCGACTGCGACCCACGAGCCGTAGACGGTCTGGCCCGCGAACGTCCAGAGTG belongs to Halococcus qingdaonensis and includes:
- a CDS encoding APC family permease, encoding MTGDTTDGSLERVLSRWQLFAIGFGAIVGWGWIIQMGYWIDEAGPYGAMAAFAIGGVLVLLVALIYGELVSAMPFAGGEHVYTHRAFGPAVSFVCSWSLLLGYMGVVGFQSIALGIGFSYLIPGFDVLALWTFAGQTVYGSWVAVGFLGILAITYLNYRGVEITAQVQLVLATIIAISGIALVTGSLTVGPSISNAAFGGAPVLGITTVAIQVPMLFVGFDVVPQAAEEADMSSRSLALVVLAVVATVGLFYIVSIWAAGGAVAAGALGDSLVPAATAMSAIFGSTVAGKLMTIVGIGALLTSWSAFVIGASRIVFAMADSGLLPESLATVHPEYNTPSRAIVLIGALSMAAPWFGGNFVSSIINAGSLGIVLAWFTVALSFVALRYNEPEMERPFKLPGGYTFGIAGMIVTLFFIGLYMPGAPSALLWPREWAIVVAWIVLGAVLFALSRRTTTETTMEETRQPVSEQQ